In Capsicum annuum cultivar UCD-10X-F1 unplaced genomic scaffold, UCD10Xv1.1 ctg79029, whole genome shotgun sequence, a single genomic region encodes these proteins:
- the LOC107853394 gene encoding LRR repeats and ubiquitin-like domain-containing protein At2g30105 isoform X2, translating into MPEAMRPKRDVPQVLVVKCQLERWKATGVVALSECNLKALPDEVLTCGSSARVLDLSHNSIQHLPAMINSLSSLHRLILNGNEIMDNSLSWEELASLKSLMVILISLNQNHIATLPRVISTLTSLRQLHIAHNYLTGLPSEIGQLTSLEVLKVNNNRIHSIPENIGGCASLVEVDLSSNLLVELPETISKLKDLKALYLRNNGSKSLPSIIFKQCCKLSILDLHGTEITMDVICQSQIEGWENFNERRCSKHQKQLYFGVRSSGKFDEGANRS; encoded by the exons ATGCCTGAAGCAATGAGACCTAAAAGGGACGTTCCTCAAGTTCTGGTTGTGAAGTGCCAACTTGAACGGTGGAAGGCCACTGGGGTTGTTGCACTATCGGAATGCAATCTGAAG GCCCTGCCTGATGAAGTGTTGACCTGTGGATCTTCTGCTAGAGTCCTTGATCTCAGCCACAACTCAATACAGCATCTTCCCGCCATGATTAATAGCTTGAGTTCACTTCAT AGATTGATTCTCAATGGGAATGAAATTATGGATAATTCCTTAAGCTGGGAAGAGCTAGCTTCTCTAAAGAGTCTTATGGTTATTTTAATTTCACTGAACCAAAACCA TATAGCAACATTGCCTCGTGTGATCAGCACTTTGACCAGTCTGAGACAACTTCATATTGCACATAACTATTTAACAGGTCTCCCATCTGAGATAGGTCAGCTGACCAGCCTTGAGGTTCTGAAAGTTAACAACAATAG GATACACTCTATTCCAGAAAATATTGGGGGTTGTGCTTCCCTTGTTGAG GTTGATCTTTCATCTAATCTTTTGGTAGAGCTGCCAGAAACAATTAGCAAACTAAAGGACTTAAAG GCACTTTATCTTAGAAACAACGGGTCCAAATCCCTTCCTAGCATCATTTTCAAACAGTGCTGCAAACTCTCTATACTAGATCTCCATGGCACTGAAATAACTATGGATGTTATCTGCCAG TCACAGATTGAAGGATGGGAGAATTTTAATGAGAGAAGATGCTCGAAGCATCAGAAGCAACTGTACTTCGGAGTGAGAAGCTCTGGCAAATT